A window of Sporichthya brevicatena contains these coding sequences:
- a CDS encoding acyl-CoA dehydrogenase family protein: MHYGLTEEQTSLREMVAKLLADLADRRERYDAELPVDVPSPREAKVWAALVESGVAALGVPEALGGPGGDAIDQVVVAEELGAALARVPFGSAALASVVLGSAPDEALTARVLEGRPPAVVLPGDTVVLDAAEADAGLVFTGGALVELAGEEWAAARRAQPCVDRTRSIATVTIPAGAGRVLLNDAAALLDEVRWRRQVLLAAESTGVARWCLDTASAYARTRQQFGVPIGTFQAVKHSLADMLVRAENARSATWGGAWALAHGWRDRALSAAMAKAVATENARAVAAAAVQIHGGIGVTWEHDLHLYLRRAKVNEQLGGTPAEHFAALAGLLLDDAPSGASA, translated from the coding sequence ATGCACTACGGACTGACCGAGGAACAGACCTCGCTGCGAGAGATGGTGGCGAAGCTGCTCGCCGACCTGGCCGACCGCCGCGAGCGCTACGACGCCGAGCTGCCGGTGGACGTCCCGTCCCCGCGCGAGGCGAAGGTGTGGGCGGCGCTGGTGGAGTCCGGCGTCGCGGCGCTCGGCGTGCCCGAGGCGCTCGGCGGGCCGGGCGGGGACGCCATCGACCAGGTCGTCGTCGCCGAGGAGCTCGGCGCCGCGCTGGCGCGGGTGCCGTTCGGGTCGGCAGCCCTGGCCTCGGTGGTCCTCGGTTCGGCCCCCGACGAGGCGTTGACGGCGCGCGTGTTGGAGGGTCGGCCGCCGGCGGTCGTGCTGCCGGGGGACACGGTGGTCCTCGACGCGGCGGAGGCCGACGCGGGTCTGGTGTTCACGGGCGGCGCGCTGGTCGAGCTCGCCGGCGAGGAGTGGGCGGCGGCACGTCGCGCCCAGCCGTGCGTCGACCGGACGCGATCGATCGCGACCGTCACCATCCCGGCCGGGGCGGGCCGGGTGCTGCTCAACGACGCCGCGGCGCTGTTGGACGAGGTCCGGTGGCGGCGGCAGGTGCTGCTCGCCGCGGAGTCGACCGGCGTCGCACGCTGGTGCCTCGACACGGCCTCGGCCTACGCGCGGACCCGGCAGCAGTTCGGGGTTCCGATCGGCACGTTCCAGGCGGTGAAGCACAGCCTCGCCGACATGCTCGTCCGCGCCGAGAACGCGCGCAGTGCCACGTGGGGCGGGGCGTGGGCCCTGGCGCACGGCTGGCGGGACCGCGCGCTGTCGGCGGCGATGGCGAAGGCCGTCGCGACCGAGAACGCGCGGGCGGTCGCGGCGGCGGCGGTGCAGATCCACGGCGGCATCGGTGTCACCTGGGAGCACGACCTGCACCTGTACCTGCGGCGTGCGAAGGTGAACGAGCAGCTGGGCGGGACGCCGGCGGAGCACTTCGCGGCGCTCGCCGGCCTGCTGCTGGATGATGCACCGTCAGGAGCTAGCGCGTGA
- a CDS encoding Zn-ribbon domain-containing OB-fold protein yields the protein MSEFVVRMLPEVEPHTERFWTSGLDGALAVPRCRACGHHLIPPAPVCRRCRSTDLEDVELSGRGEVYTFTVNVQPWFPDMETPNVLAVVELAEEPGLRLLVTLVDVDPEAVTIGMPVRLAFAAADEVAIPYGVPA from the coding sequence GTGAGTGAGTTCGTCGTCCGCATGCTGCCCGAGGTGGAACCGCACACCGAGCGGTTCTGGACCTCGGGTCTCGACGGGGCACTGGCGGTTCCGCGGTGCCGCGCCTGCGGCCATCACCTGATTCCGCCCGCGCCGGTGTGCCGCCGGTGCCGGAGCACCGACCTGGAGGACGTCGAGCTCTCCGGCCGGGGCGAGGTCTACACGTTCACGGTCAACGTTCAGCCGTGGTTCCCCGACATGGAGACGCCGAACGTCCTCGCGGTCGTCGAGCTCGCCGAGGAGCCCGGGTTGCGGCTGCTGGTCACGCTCGTCGACGTCGACCCCGAGGCCGTGACGATCGGGATGCCGGTGCGGCTCGCGTTCGCCGCGGCCGACGAGGTCGCGATCCCCTACGGGGTGCCGGCATGA
- a CDS encoding thiolase family protein: protein MRKAESAVAITGAGQSEVGRKLNRSSLDLTCEAVTRAVADAGLRMEDIDGLCTYPGATGMPGLGGPASSDVQDALGLQLTWHSGAAEGPGQLLAVMNAILAVAGGMARHAVVYRTVTEATVQGNAKRGAVKLTGRSSAGPEVISGPFQWVMPPGAYSPVNWLALSATRYQHTYGLRREDLGGIAVAARAHAARNPAAVFSQPLTMEDYLAGRMISTPLSLYDCDVPCDGSVAIVVSAREAAADTRPVPVFVEAMGAAVTDRPQWFHRGDLATMALHDVGTSLWARTDLKPSDVDTAQLYDGFSFLTLLWVEALGFCGPGEGAAFLDGGRTMALDGPLPMNTSGGQLSAGRLHGYGHLYEAVLQARGDAGARQVTGAEVVLTSAGGGPFAGALLLTRGHR from the coding sequence ATGAGGAAGGCGGAGAGCGCGGTCGCGATCACCGGCGCCGGGCAGAGCGAGGTCGGGCGGAAGCTGAACCGCAGCAGCCTGGACCTGACCTGCGAGGCGGTCACTCGCGCGGTCGCCGACGCAGGCCTGCGCATGGAGGACATCGACGGGCTCTGCACCTACCCCGGCGCGACCGGGATGCCGGGCCTCGGTGGGCCGGCGAGCAGCGACGTCCAGGACGCGCTCGGCCTGCAGCTGACCTGGCACAGCGGCGCGGCCGAGGGCCCGGGGCAGCTGCTTGCCGTCATGAACGCGATCCTCGCGGTGGCCGGCGGGATGGCGCGGCACGCGGTCGTCTACCGGACCGTCACCGAGGCGACGGTGCAGGGCAACGCCAAGCGCGGTGCGGTGAAACTGACGGGGCGTTCGTCGGCGGGGCCCGAGGTGATCAGCGGCCCGTTCCAGTGGGTGATGCCGCCCGGCGCGTACAGCCCGGTGAACTGGCTGGCGCTGTCCGCGACGCGGTACCAGCACACGTACGGCCTGCGGCGCGAGGACCTCGGCGGCATCGCGGTCGCGGCCCGGGCCCACGCGGCGCGGAACCCGGCGGCGGTGTTCTCCCAGCCGCTGACGATGGAGGACTACCTCGCCGGCCGCATGATCTCCACCCCACTCTCGCTCTACGACTGCGACGTGCCGTGCGACGGGAGCGTCGCGATCGTGGTGTCGGCGCGCGAGGCGGCGGCGGACACCCGTCCCGTCCCGGTGTTCGTCGAGGCCATGGGAGCGGCGGTGACCGACCGGCCGCAGTGGTTCCACCGCGGCGACCTCGCGACGATGGCGTTGCACGACGTCGGCACGTCGCTGTGGGCCCGCACCGACCTCAAGCCCTCCGACGTCGACACCGCCCAGCTCTACGACGGCTTCAGCTTCCTGACGCTGCTGTGGGTCGAGGCCCTCGGGTTCTGCGGGCCGGGGGAGGGCGCGGCTTTCCTCGACGGCGGTCGCACAATGGCGCTCGACGGGCCGCTGCCGATGAACACGTCCGGCGGTCAGCTCTCCGCGGGGCGGCTGCACGGGTACGGGCACCTGTACGAGGCGGTGCTCCAGGCCCGCGGGGACGCCGGGGCCCGGCAGGTCACCGGCGCCGAGGTGGTGCTGACCAGCGCCGGTGGCGGCCCGTTCGCCGGGGCGTTGCTGCTGACGAGGGGACATCGGTGA
- a CDS encoding acyl-CoA dehydrogenase family protein, protein MTETLDAFRARARAFLDSRAERDPARARSVLAIFAERSAAEDAEWAAACRAWQRELFDAGFAGVAWPTDVGGQGLSPAHAHVWAEEQAPYVVARGLFDVTLEIIGPTLFTLGTPEQREHSRAMLRGDEVWCQLFSEPGSGSDLASLRTRAEADGDGWRVTGQKVWTSEAKHARFGYLLARTSVEARKHDGLTAFRLDLDQPGVEVRELRQMTGGSSFSEVFLDGARVGPADVLGEVGKGWRVAMTTLGFERFSSHGKSFRALVDRARDLDWSDPLARDTYVRAVIEHRVLGAMEEQVNDALLAGKSPGPEATLAKLAVAQLLETLSDAVTASLGRALTAGAADLDDEWRRLLLAKPALHIAGGTDEILRTLVAERVLGLPRA, encoded by the coding sequence GTGACTGAAACGTTGGACGCCTTCCGCGCGCGGGCCCGCGCGTTCCTCGACAGCCGGGCCGAGCGCGACCCGGCGCGGGCGCGGTCGGTGCTCGCGATCTTCGCCGAGCGCTCGGCCGCGGAGGACGCGGAGTGGGCGGCAGCCTGCCGCGCGTGGCAGCGCGAACTCTTCGACGCCGGGTTCGCGGGCGTCGCCTGGCCGACCGACGTCGGCGGGCAGGGGCTCTCGCCGGCGCACGCGCACGTGTGGGCCGAGGAACAGGCGCCCTACGTCGTCGCGCGCGGGCTCTTCGACGTCACGCTCGAGATCATCGGGCCGACGCTGTTCACTCTCGGGACCCCCGAGCAGCGCGAGCACTCCCGCGCGATGCTCCGCGGCGACGAGGTGTGGTGCCAGCTGTTCAGCGAGCCCGGCAGCGGGAGTGACCTGGCGTCACTGCGGACCCGGGCCGAGGCCGACGGCGACGGCTGGCGCGTCACCGGGCAGAAGGTGTGGACCAGTGAGGCCAAGCACGCCCGGTTCGGGTACCTGCTGGCGCGGACCTCGGTCGAGGCGCGCAAGCACGACGGCCTGACGGCGTTCCGGCTCGACCTCGACCAGCCCGGGGTGGAGGTCCGCGAGCTGCGGCAGATGACGGGCGGGTCCTCGTTCTCCGAGGTGTTCCTCGACGGTGCCCGCGTCGGCCCGGCCGACGTCCTCGGCGAGGTGGGCAAGGGCTGGCGCGTCGCGATGACGACGCTCGGGTTCGAGCGGTTCTCCAGCCACGGCAAGTCGTTCCGCGCCCTGGTCGACCGCGCGCGCGACCTCGACTGGTCGGACCCGCTCGCCCGCGACACCTACGTCCGCGCCGTCATCGAGCACCGCGTCCTCGGCGCGATGGAGGAGCAGGTGAACGACGCCCTGCTGGCGGGCAAGTCACCGGGCCCCGAGGCGACCCTCGCCAAGCTCGCCGTCGCTCAGCTGCTGGAGACGCTGTCCGACGCCGTCACCGCGTCCCTCGGCCGCGCCCTCACCGCCGGGGCCGCGGACCTCGACGACGAGTGGCGCCGGCTCCTGCTCGCGAAGCCGGCCCTCCACATCGCCGGCGGGACCGACGAGATCCTCCGGACCCTCGTCGCCGAGCGGGTCCTCGGCCTCCCGCGGGCCTAG
- a CDS encoding acyl-CoA dehydrogenase family protein has translation MTADHLDDLRSTLRTLLAAHAPLDRVRTTALAGKPRDEGVWNRLVAEVGVAGLPFPEADGGAGGGQRELVVLLEETGAVLLDQPLFSTVALAGQLVAEAVSGPARTQLLPLLAGGAVRSTVAVGDDGEPLTELQLADGRITGTALRVPEATRSTEVLVVLGGGRVVRVDLDQPGVTLRPTDALDPTRPCADVVFDGAAAEVLAEDAADGLARWRRLAVLANAAEQAGVCRAALTMAVEYAKLRVQFDKPIGAQQSIQHLLAGVLAGTVGAEAAVRLAATAVDEGRPDAAELVAVAAAHAAEAVVHATRALIQVHGGIGFTWEHDAHLLYRRAHASATFFGGAAARRRELATVLQI, from the coding sequence GTGACGGCCGATCACCTGGACGACCTTCGCTCGACGCTCCGCACGCTGCTCGCGGCGCACGCCCCGCTCGACCGCGTGCGGACGACGGCGCTGGCCGGCAAGCCCCGGGACGAGGGCGTGTGGAACCGCCTGGTCGCCGAGGTCGGCGTCGCCGGGCTCCCGTTCCCCGAGGCCGACGGCGGTGCCGGGGGTGGGCAGCGCGAGCTCGTCGTGCTGCTCGAGGAGACCGGCGCGGTGCTGCTCGATCAGCCGCTGTTCTCGACCGTCGCCCTCGCGGGGCAACTGGTGGCGGAGGCGGTTTCCGGCCCCGCCCGGACGCAGCTGCTGCCGCTCCTCGCCGGTGGAGCTGTTCGCTCCACCGTGGCGGTGGGCGACGACGGCGAGCCGCTGACGGAGCTTCAGCTGGCGGACGGACGGATCACCGGCACCGCGCTCCGCGTGCCCGAGGCCACCCGGAGCACCGAGGTGCTCGTGGTGCTCGGCGGCGGGCGCGTCGTCCGTGTCGACCTCGACCAGCCCGGGGTGACCCTGCGCCCGACCGACGCCCTCGACCCCACGCGCCCGTGCGCCGACGTGGTGTTCGACGGCGCGGCGGCCGAGGTGCTCGCCGAGGACGCGGCCGACGGCCTCGCCCGCTGGCGTCGTCTCGCGGTGCTGGCGAACGCGGCCGAGCAGGCCGGCGTCTGCCGCGCCGCGCTGACGATGGCCGTGGAGTACGCGAAGCTGCGCGTCCAGTTCGACAAGCCGATCGGCGCGCAGCAGTCGATCCAGCACCTGCTCGCCGGCGTCCTGGCCGGGACCGTCGGCGCCGAGGCGGCGGTACGCCTCGCGGCGACCGCGGTGGACGAGGGCCGGCCCGACGCCGCGGAGCTCGTCGCCGTCGCGGCCGCACACGCCGCCGAGGCCGTGGTGCACGCGACGAGAGCGCTGATCCAGGTCCACGGCGGCATCGGCTTCACCTGGGAGCACGACGCCCACCTGCTCTACCGGCGCGCCCACGCGTCGGCAACGTTCTTCGGCGGCGCGGCCGCCCGCCGGCGCGAGCTGGCGACCGTCCTGCAGATCTGA
- a CDS encoding HAD family phosphatase, with the protein MERRIAAVVFDLGGVLTPPVFGPLDELNDSLGLPEGTLRSFFRGDEVFAQVERGEVSFRDFLKSVGTRVQAAHGLRLDLRALAAAVEAPGHLEPAMVDLVRRLHGDGLRLGLLTNNAKESVVWRETLPRECFDVVVDSSEVGLRKPDPRIYALALERLGLPADQVLYVDDFAENLPPAADLGMRTWSFDGRDRLDAFLRGVVTP; encoded by the coding sequence GTGGAACGGCGCATCGCAGCGGTGGTCTTCGACCTGGGTGGAGTCCTCACTCCCCCGGTGTTCGGCCCGCTCGACGAGCTCAACGACTCCCTCGGCCTGCCGGAGGGGACGCTGCGCTCCTTCTTCCGCGGCGACGAGGTGTTCGCGCAGGTGGAGCGCGGCGAGGTGAGCTTCCGCGACTTCCTCAAGTCCGTCGGGACGCGGGTGCAGGCCGCGCACGGGCTGCGCCTCGACCTGCGGGCGCTCGCGGCGGCGGTCGAGGCGCCCGGGCACCTGGAACCGGCGATGGTGGACCTGGTGCGCCGGTTGCACGGCGACGGCCTGCGGCTCGGGCTGCTCACCAACAACGCCAAGGAGTCGGTGGTCTGGCGCGAGACGCTTCCGCGGGAGTGCTTCGACGTGGTCGTCGACAGCAGCGAGGTCGGGCTCCGCAAGCCGGACCCGCGCATCTACGCCCTCGCGCTCGAACGCCTCGGTCTCCCGGCGGACCAGGTCCTCTACGTCGACGACTTCGCCGAGAACCTGCCCCCGGCCGCGGACCTCGGGATGCGGACGTGGTCCTTCGACGGGCGCGACCGCCTGGACGCCTTCCTCCGCGGGGTGGTGACCCCGTGA
- a CDS encoding 3-keto-5-aminohexanoate cleavage protein: MALRDSGKVVVEVGVNEVATKDEAAGVPYTAEEVAADVVACGRAGVTMAHFHARHPDGRQAFTDPQITGDVLAAVARETDLLAYPSYNNADLSVVWDLAASPEPERRLQVSPFDPVQHIRRVLWQEESNSFGVVTFGPDDPAHSRPPYPPELDRLAELGIVPNIAIFNVSDLRWTLLAARAGVLKQPLNLKMFFSDRWVSNNEPDPAVLDFLLSRIPAGIDHETVVVPYAMSSAERCEALWDAALERGLGIRTGLGDTPLVFPTATNAELAERAVERVRRHGLEPATTAELRERCGLTAGAVA; encoded by the coding sequence ATGGCGCTGCGGGACAGCGGCAAGGTCGTCGTCGAGGTCGGGGTCAACGAGGTCGCGACGAAGGACGAGGCCGCGGGCGTCCCGTACACCGCCGAGGAGGTCGCGGCCGACGTCGTGGCCTGCGGTCGCGCGGGCGTGACGATGGCCCACTTCCACGCCCGTCACCCGGACGGACGGCAGGCGTTCACCGACCCGCAGATCACCGGCGACGTGCTCGCCGCCGTCGCGCGCGAGACCGACCTGCTCGCCTACCCGAGCTACAACAACGCCGACCTGTCGGTGGTGTGGGACCTCGCCGCGAGCCCGGAGCCGGAGCGCCGGCTGCAGGTGAGCCCGTTCGACCCGGTGCAGCACATCCGCCGCGTGCTCTGGCAGGAGGAGTCGAACAGCTTCGGCGTCGTCACCTTCGGCCCCGACGACCCGGCCCACAGCCGGCCCCCGTACCCGCCCGAGCTCGACCGGCTCGCCGAGCTCGGCATCGTCCCGAACATCGCAATCTTCAACGTCTCCGACCTGCGCTGGACGCTCCTCGCGGCCCGCGCGGGGGTCCTCAAGCAGCCGCTGAACCTCAAGATGTTCTTCTCCGACCGCTGGGTCAGCAACAACGAACCCGACCCGGCGGTGCTCGACTTCCTCCTCAGTCGGATCCCCGCCGGCATCGACCACGAGACCGTCGTCGTCCCGTACGCGATGTCCTCCGCCGAGCGCTGCGAGGCGCTCTGGGACGCTGCCCTCGAACGCGGCCTCGGCATCCGGACCGGCCTCGGTGACACCCCGCTGGTGTTCCCGACCGCCACCAACGCCGAGCTCGCCGAGCGGGCCGTCGAGCGCGTCCGCCGGCACGGCCTCGAACCCGCGACCACCGCCGAGCTGCGCGAGCGCTGTGGCCTGACCGCCGGAGCAGTTGCATGA
- a CDS encoding SDR family oxidoreductase has protein sequence MTSSMTDSQNPRTAFVIGGSRGVGAAAVRQYAARGTRVAIGYTANDEAAKETARAAAEVGPEPILVKGDLGTEGAAMTVRAAEELGGLDALVTTAVPLITGRTLGVTREDYERAFDVQVWGLWEIVRAGLPYLADGGGAVVAVTSLGSNSYARYYGALGPAKAAMEGLVRYYAAELGPKQVRVNAVSPCLIDNPGHGGEDQIAGVHEVIAAVAAKTPMRRLATPDEIASVAVALTTPAFVFVTGQVIAVDGGYSLLA, from the coding sequence ATGACGAGTTCCATGACAGATAGTCAGAACCCGCGGACCGCGTTCGTGATCGGCGGCAGCCGGGGCGTCGGGGCGGCCGCCGTCCGGCAGTACGCGGCCCGGGGGACGCGAGTCGCGATCGGCTACACCGCCAACGACGAGGCCGCCAAGGAGACCGCGCGCGCCGCCGCCGAGGTCGGGCCCGAGCCGATCCTCGTCAAGGGCGACCTCGGCACCGAGGGCGCCGCGATGACCGTCCGCGCCGCGGAGGAGCTCGGCGGCCTCGACGCGCTGGTCACCACGGCGGTCCCGCTCATCACCGGCCGGACGCTCGGCGTCACGCGTGAGGACTACGAGCGCGCCTTTGACGTCCAGGTCTGGGGGCTGTGGGAGATCGTCCGTGCCGGGCTGCCGTACCTCGCGGACGGCGGCGGTGCGGTCGTCGCGGTGACGAGCCTCGGGAGCAACTCCTACGCCCGCTACTACGGCGCGCTCGGTCCGGCGAAGGCTGCCATGGAGGGGCTGGTGCGCTACTACGCCGCCGAGCTCGGCCCGAAGCAGGTGCGCGTCAACGCCGTTTCCCCCTGCCTGATCGACAATCCGGGCCACGGCGGCGAGGACCAGATCGCCGGCGTGCACGAGGTCATCGCAGCCGTGGCGGCGAAGACGCCGATGCGCCGACTGGCGACCCCCGACGAGATCGCCTCCGTCGCCGTCGCCCTCACCACGCCCGCGTTCGTCTTCGTCACCGGCCAGGTGATCGCGGTCGACGGCGGCTACAGCCTGCTCGCCTGA